AGAGAGGATCAATTCACCCAATCTTGATATTAAAACAACTATGGAGTCTCTACTGATGGGAAACTCAAATGGCCCAATCACAAAAATACAGAGGCCACACCAGCAAGTCACATTGAGGGTATCCTGCAGCATGTGACTAACTTCCTACCATCTTCTCTGTACCCAACGTTCCTCGTATTCTTCCAGAGATTCAAAGTCTGATCCCAAAAGCTCAATCCTGCTCGTGGGTTGACCAATAATGAATTACTAGTAAGGAGAATGAGAGTGAGAGGCCATACTCTGATGTCAACTGTGCTCTTGTTTGCTGACATTCGAGGTTGTGACTCAGATAGGCAGGAAGGACCAACTGCTGTTAGGAATGTTCAGCAAGGAGGGGCAGACAGTGCCCTACACCGCAGAGAGCCAGATTCAGATGGTGAAAAGAATTCATCGCAGTTTTATTCCGAATTGTACAAACATCAAATACTGACCTTTATAGGCAGTGAAGAGGACCTCCAACCACTTGGCATCAGGATCCACACACTTCTTATTCTTATTTTTCAGGGTAACACTGTGAAAAGaaggtgacatttgcaaatttactTAACAGAAATTGGACGACTTCTCTTAAAGTGCTCAGCtttaataaataaacagacaCCAGACAAGGAGAGAGGTTAAAGGTGATTGTCTGACTCATTTACTCACATTATTTCTGCTTTATTGCAGTGGGATCCGCTGGGAATGTATTTCAAGCTCTGGATGGACAATGGATGAATAATATCAAAGCTGGTCTGAAGGCACTGGCACCGCCCTTGTGCTCCTGAGATCGGAGAACCTGAGAAAAGATTATATTCACTCAGATCTCATCCTTTGTTCAAGAGCAAAGACTGTAAAAGTTGCTGGTAATTCCTCAATAATTTCTGCTCCATCAGTGCATGACCAGAAAGATATATTAGATGCTTGCACAATCTCATTATTAGATGTTGCAAGCATCCACTAATGAAATAGCTTATCACCGAAATACAAAGACCAAAGAAAGGCTACAATCCATGAAAACAATATAAGCATTGCTCGAACATAGTTCACTGGAGCATTTCTTTCTGCTTCTGCAGCCCAGCTACCTGATCAGTCTTATTAGTCTGTGGCATTTGATTTTCAGTTAAAGAATTTAAACATGCCTCACATAGCAGTGTTGAACAGAGAATATATAACACCATAGACATGTTAATTGCTCTATTCATAGCAAACGACACATGAAGCACAAAAATCATGGACTTTTGCTATAGTATAATAAAGAATAAAACGTAAGTTCAGACATTTCAACATACCCTGTGCAGCAATGGCACACAGAAGGAGGACGAGGATGGTTACAGTGGCTGTTCTGTCCATCTTCCACTTGGTACTGCTGGAGAGATGTCTGCTGAAGGATCGTCTGTTCAACGCAGCAGGTCTCTGCAGAATCACGTTCTGAAGTAGAGGTCCACTGAGCTCCTATTTATGCTGATTCTCTCCTCATTTGCATCATCTCTTGCAGTGAAATCTGCCAAATTCTACAGGGAATTTCCCTGCCCCCTAGACATCTTCTTTCACTTTTGCAATTGTACAGTTAAGCAATTGTGTGGTTACAGCTGAATATAGATTATATATGACAATTTGTATTGAATTAATTATGTGGGCAAAATGAACTAACAGTTTTGGTTTAAAGAAGGTCCACAGCCCAGGAGAGAATGCTGATCACATGATGGAGTTTAAAGCTGTTATTTCCAGGAAATCATTCTCCCTTTCACAGTCTGCACATTACAGTATGTCTTTATGCACCATAATGCTGCAGGCTTGTTGACTATACACAGGAATAAACATCGTTCCATGTTGGATACAATGCCTGCTTCCAGGGAAGAATCGTTTCATTGCAGCAGTGGTTCTGGACCTGGAATAACTTGTACTTCCTGCTCCTCCTTGGTATCcgagtccttatttacttctgcAGTGTTACAATTCAGCATGtgtgaaacaccaatgcccataaATGACaaagcctataaaaagtagcATATACAGCCCAGTACATTGCAAAAagagccctccacaccattgagcactACAACAAGAAGGCAACACTCCAACATTGggatccctaccatccaggacatcttctcttcttgttgctgccttcaggaaggaagtacaggagccttaggtttcACACCACAAGGTGCAGGACCTgtcattactcttcaaccatcaggctcctggaccagcgtggatagcttcactcacctcaacactgaactgattctgcaacacatggactcactttcaaggactctagagctcatgttctcaatgttatttatttattcattgttattattattttcttttgtatttgcagtttgttttcttttgtttgactgtctttgtgtgtagtattTTACTGATCCTAGTGTGTTTCTTTGGAtccactgtgaatgcccccaATACAGTGAATCTccgagttgtatatggtgacataaatgtactttggtgataaatttactttgaactttgtttacaGTTACAGCTGTATATATTACAATTAGTAGTGATTTAGTTATACCTAGCTTTTAAACATTTAGTCACTTATTTCAGGGAAAAGGTGTAAAATCCATTGTTGACAAATCGACTGTTTTCAATAAAGCAAAATAAAATCTAATTCTAGTTTTTACTACATTAACTGGCAAAttgttatttaatttttaatcaaaatatactttatttatATGTAGACATATATAAAGATCAAAGTACAATAaactaatatctttgtttacatTAATTTTACTCTCAAACCAATACAGAAGGCCTGTAAACTATTGACCTTTCCCACAATTCCTTTGTACTGTTTCAGTGGGGCCCTCAGCACCCTTCAGGAATGTGTCATCTTGTCACCTTGATGCACTGGATGACCCAAGTTATGAGAAGGCCAACTGCGTCTTTCACCAAGTTGATCTTTTTCCACATTTGGTTGTATTCCCAGGGCATACTTCCCTGAGAACAGCCCATTGATCAGAGTGCCCTATGCTACACAGATGGTTGGGATAAGCCTCATCCTTTTGCAGGCCTTTTTTAGTAAATATTTGTGCTTTGGAGTGATGTCAATGGGAGCATGCATTGAGATTGGCACACTGACCACTCAGGGAGGATCTGATGAGGAGAACCCCGCCCCAAAGTCAAGCCCGTCCTTCACCTTTCCAATTAAAGGTAAATCCTCAGTACTTGTGACACGTGTGTTTGCACGCTTCACTTCTACATACTGCTTGATGCAGTCTCACAGAAATTGGACACCCACTGACCTGTTTCTGTAGAGACTTGTATATTACCAACTGGTCGATCCATTCTGGATCTCCAGATAAGACACAAGATTGTTTGGGCAGTTCAGGGACTGAGAATAGGTCACAACCAGTTACATCAACAGCACCTTGCAACTGATCATCAGGTTCACGCCAAtcattgagagagagagactgcttCCATGGTCCCAGCCTTTGTCCCCATTGGCTATCTACTACAGCCAATTCTTGCCACACACTCCTACTACTTTGAATTCAACTCTTTGCCAATGaacatgccccccccccacccctcctctgCAATTGGTTCCGGCTCCTGAGACCAAATGTAACTATTTAAATTACAGACtgacggggggagggggggtggggggagaggagtctGAGCAGAAAACAGTGATATCATCCAGTAATTGGAGGGCTTTAACCTAAATGCCCCCCCTGTCACCACTCCTATGCCTTCATTCTTTCTAATGGATTCAACAGAAGTTTCTTTCTAATACACAAAGAAAGTAGAAGAGAATATGTAACCTTGTCAGACTCCAGACTCAAAAGAGAAGATTTCTGTTTCCCACCTGTTAATTCAGACTGCACTTCAGATGTCTACGCATTTGTATACAACTCCTGGTTCACACCCAAAGTTCATTTTGGAGAGCACATTCATTTTGCATGTGTGCGATATTATGTCAAAATccttctcctggtccaagctgactaGGCGAGTGCCCAACCCTCTGACCCACACATGTGTGATGGTGTTTCTCATTAGCATAAGACTGTCAGAAGTTTTCCTGCAGGGCCCAAATTTGGCCTGGCTTCATCACTTGTCCCTGTCATCTCAGGAGAACATGCTGACCACACTGTAGAGTTCAACCTGCAACTTGTTTGATATAACTCTCCCTTTCGCAGCCTGCACATTGCAGAGTGTTTCTGTGCACTTTAATGTTGCAGGTTTAGAGAACATGTACAGATATAAGCATAGTTCCATCACTGGATGCAATCCCCAGCGTCAGCATGTTGCTGCGGTAATTTACAGTTCTGAAATTAAATCATTTTCACTATTCCTACCACTGCTTTATCTTGTTCTCAGAGATTTATATCAAGCAACTATTTTTATTGGAGTTAGAGTGGGGAAGAGATTTAACAGTGAGTCATCTGTGGCAAGATGTGATTATGTAACGGATACTCTTTGTCAGACTACAGTTCCACATTTTGTAACTGACCCTAAATATAATCACTTTACAGACTTGGCAGTGATCCTTGAAATAATAACAGCAAAGACTTTTATGAATTACAGGAAATCTGATTTCCTCTAACTTGACATAAAGTTGTTCAATGGGGTATATTTCCACTCATGTTTGAGTGTATAAAGCTGCATGATCAGTTTGTAGATAATCATTGAGATTTGATTGCTCTGTGATGTACTTTCTGACATAATGGGCAACAGCGAATATGACTCCAGCCAAACAATCCAAGTCAGAatcagatcaggtttattatcagtgacatctTTCATAAAActaattgttttgcagcagcagtacagtacaagacataaaattactacaacttacaataaataaataaacagtgtagaaaaaggaatagtgaggtgatattcatggattcatggaccattcagaaatctgatggtagagggaaaaAATCTGTTTCTAGAACAttgattcaaagtaaatttattatcgaagtatgtatacagaataccaCTCAGAGATTTGTCCTCCTGCAGGTGGCCACAAAAGAAAGAATCACCACGGAACCCATTCAAGAAAACGTCAAACGCCCAACACGTGAAAAAAGAACAGACtgcgcaaatggcaaaaagcaaGCAGACAACACCTAGAATATCAAACGCCAAGCAAAGAGTCCAGTAGTATTCAACTTAGATCAATTGGTTAAGCATCATTCCTCCATTCCACGCAGGCTGCAGAGCAAAGCATTCTTTCCTGCAACAGCCCAGACCGCATCGATCGCCCTGATCAAactgctcaaaaacagcaaaCGAAAAGAGTGACCAGTGCCAGGAACGCATGCATAATGAACCCAAAGTTGCCCAGAACGAGTCTTCCACCTCTCTGATCAACTCTTGCAATGTGGATTCCAAGACTGCTGCACATTCCTCTGACTGCagctagtgagagagagaggaagatcaGACAAatggggcggcatggtagcatagtggttagcacgatgctttacagtacaggtgaccagggttcaattccctccactgtctgtagggaatttgtacgttctccccatgactacctgggttttctccaagtgctccTGTTTCTTCTCATAGTGCAAAGACCTACTTAATTGGTTGTGGTAAATTTGTTGTGgttgattaggccaggattaaatcatgggattgctgggtggcatgggttGAAGAACCAGAAGGTCCTATTCTGCACTATATCACAGTAAATaaatccctaaccctaacccccactctATTTGAATAGACAGTGGGCCGTTTCCTGAGTCTGCTgcgtgctgttgtgcttttctgaTGATGATACCAACCTCCATTCAGACCGATGCAATCAGCGTAGACTCGGACGGATGGGTTCTGGACAGTAGTCAGATCTATTTGTTCAGACTGCCCTGGAGAGggagttcagattcagattcttcGAACCTGGACAGTAGGTAACGATAAAGCCAAAGatgtaaaaaaaagagaaaaagtacTGAGCATGGTGTGTATTTAACCACTTTACCTCTTGAATACAGGCCATATTCTTGTAGGTAGTCCAGACCACAAGTGGATGCTTGGCTCCCCCAGCCAATGTCTCCGTTACTCCACCAACTCTCTATTCCCCATGTCGTAATTCCTCTCCTCAGGAGAAAGCCAGCAGGAGAAGAAAGCACAAGGGTACTGGTCAGACAGGAGTCATTGCGAGAGAACAGCCTCTACCTCCAGTCTCAATCTGTGGGTTGTGGAAGAACCAGCTGGAACTCAGGAGAATAAATGAGATGAAACTCAATAGTCTTGGTTTGCTACTGATACTGGTAAACTGATGGGATCAGCAAGGTGGCAGATCCTCCCAGGGCCCAGAGGTCTTCTGTCCAGAACCATTTTCATGACTGTTTGTTTGAGACAAGCCAGAGGGAAATCAGAGATGTCTTGCTAACCCTAGGTGCATGAAATTGCCTGCTGTGTCAAAATCCACAAAGGCTCCAAGGGCATGTTGTTGTTCGCCCCAGGAGATGGAGGTGGACAGCATGACACCAGATGTAGAAGATGTAGGAGGAGTGGCGGAACCTGTTGCAGACCTCCCTTCCTTGTCTGGGTCTGGATGCTCTTCCAACGACTCAGGACAGGCAGAATGGAAGTGGCCCAGCTCACCACAGTAGAAGTAATGCTTTCCTTCATTCTCTGGTCCTGCTCAGTTAGAAAGAGTCAGGTTAGTCAGGTGCAATGACTCCTGTGGAGGAGGTTTAGGTTAGCTGGGGCTGAGCATGACTGCAGCACAGGCAATGAGGCTGGAGGGGCTTGGAGACTGGCATTCCTTGACTGCAGTGCTTTGTTCTCCTTTACCAGAGATAATTGTCAACCCAGATGGAGGTATCAGTGAGAATCTCAAGATCTTCAACTATGCCACTAGTTGCCAATTCATCTTTAATTTCACCAGGTAGCACATGGTGGAACATGGCTATAAGAGCTTCAGTGTTCCAACCTCTCTCTACCAGCTGTGTGCGGAACTCAACCGTGTAGTCAGCCATACCATCAGTACCTTCACGAAGCCAGAGGAGTTGGTTGGCTGCCTCCCGTCCAATGACTAAGTAATCAAACACCTTCTGCATCACCCTGGTGAAAAGCCAAACATCTACACACCAGCAAGTTCTTTTTCCAGTGTCGTAGCCCAGATACTCATAAAATTGCTCAAACATGCATCTATTGTTCCCAAGGTGTGGGTCTTAAGTACTCCAGTAGTGTTTGACCAAGATTAGGTACATGGATTTCAATTTGTCAGCATTTGAGGTATTGCATCCCAACATTGTTAATGAAGTCATacactcaagagattctgcaaatgctggaaatcccaagtAACGCATCCAAAATCcttgaggaactcagtaggtcagacatcgtctatgcaaataaataaagagtctacgtttcaggccaagacctttcattaggactcCCCATTGTTAAAAAGGTAAGCCTGTGGTCATCTATCCATAATAACATTGTAGATTTTGTTTTTTAGATAATTATTTTGGTTTTGTATTTCGCTTTTCATTTCCCTCACTCCTGGCTATGCTTGCCCATGCCAATAAATCTTGGAGTTGACAGGGAATTTTGAATCTGAAAATGAATCTACAGTTTTCTTTCGAGCATAAGTAATCTAGTTTTGTGCTTTACTCCTCACTTGCTAAGAAACTACACAGCCAGGAAAGCATGCTGGAACATCAAACTGTGATTTCCAGCAAACAGCCTTCCATTTTGCAATCTACACCTTACAGCAAGTCTCTGTGGACTTGAATGCTGCAGGTTTGTAAAAAGTACACAAGTCCAATGCTGGATGAAATCCTTACTTTCTGTGAAGAATCAGCAGATCTGGAATCATtctttatttacatccttctAAGTATTCATATCTTAATTGTCTACCCAGGTGGCTCTCTAAGGATCGTGTTCCTGCAATGTGAACATGCACTACCTCACCCTTACTCACTGCAACCCTAGAGGAAGCTCCACACTGCAGAATTGTTGTTACCGTTGCACCACCTTCCATAATTCTATTGCCACTAAGTTCTGGCTGAAGCCTCCAAACAAGGTTTCCATTTCAAAGTAACACATGATGATTCAGTTGTGCCAATTTCAGTTTGCTTATCTTTcaacaaatgccagtctatgtCACCATCTCTGAGCACCTCATGCTGAGGTTAAAGGTTTGTAGGTTTCTAAACCATAGCCATTTCCCAGATGTGCCAAATCCTTTGGCTACATTTGCAATGGCTCCTCCATTTGATAAATCAGAGGTTACAGGAATTTGGCAAAAAATTGGATCTGGGGCCAAATATCTGATTGGTATTTATCTTATTGACAAACACACCAGGTATGAGAGGCCATATGCCATACTCCTGCTGCTATCCCCCATGCTTTCATTTTTGCTATTATGTCATTGAGAAAATCAGATACTTTGAAATAAAATAACATGAAAACTAAAGAAAGGAAGATGATATGAGTGGAAAATTCACAATATGCATTTCTAGCTTTCAAGacctaccccatccctatcttACACACTATCTTGTTAATCATGTGATAAGGAATTAGAACAGGTACATACGTGTTGTCCTATACTTTTGTGATAGGGAAATGTAATAATCTTATGCTTCAAGACTAATTTATTGATAGCACAATGCATTGGGACATCCTGAAATCATAAAAGATGCTGTGTAAATAGATGACCTCTtttccagaatcaggtttaatatcactggcatatattgtgagaTCTGTTATTATGTGGCGACAGTACATTAcaatatataaaaagaaaaactgtcaattacagtaagtatatatattcaaAATAGTTCAAttacataagtagtgcaaaaaagttgtgaggtagtgttcatgggttcaatatccattcagaaatccaatggtaaagggaagaagctgttcctgaatcactgagtgtgcgccttcaggctcctgtatctcctccctgatagtaaccgtgagaagagggcatgtcctgggtgatgggggttcttaaagatggacgctgcctttgtgaggcatcactccttgaagatgtcctgaatgttacaggggctagtacccatgatggagttgattgagttcacaactttctgcagcttcttttggtcctgtgcagtcatCCTCCAAAAccagcgatgcagccagttagaatgctctccacagtacatctgcagaaatctgcgagtgtctttggtgacctaccaaatctcctcaaacttctgatgAGATATAgccgctgccatgccttctttgtaactgcatcaatatgttacaaCCAGGATAGATCCAGGAAAGATGTTGCAAATGCGCAATAATGGCATACAGATATTGGAAAATTTGGATTTTTGCACTGTTATAAATACATATTTGAAATACGGTAATATATCAAAATTTTAAATTCACTCCAAGGCAATCCTTTCCAAGTTTCTCCAATGCTTGTTGAACAACAGAAGACTCTTTGGAACGTGTATTTCTAGTCCTTAAACATGATacttttacagacagacagacatactttattgatcctgaggggaaatggggtttcgttacagccgcaccaaccaagaatagtgaagaaatatagcaatataaaaccataaataattaaataataataagttaatcatgccaagtggaaataagtccaggtccagcctattggcttagggtgtctgacactccgagggaggagttgtaaagtttgatggccacaggtaggaatgacttcctatgacacccagtgtttcatctcggtggaatgagtctctggctgaatgtactcctgtgcctaatcagtacattatggagtggatgggagtcgtttTCCaatatggcatgcaacttggacagcatcctcttttcagacaccactatcagagagtccagttccacccccacaacatcactggccttacgaatgagtttgttgattctgttggtgtctgctaccctcagcctgctgccccagcacacaacagcaaacatgatagcactagccaccacagactcgtagaacatcctcagcatcatttggcagatgttaaaggacctcagtctcctcaggaagtagagatggctctgacccttcttgtagacagtctcagtgttctttgaccagtccagtttattgtccatttgtatccccaggtatttgtttTAATGCCAATATCAACAGGTTTCTGTAGAAATCAGCAGGTATCAGTAGATTAAAACACTCTTATTTCTAATACATAATTCCAGAACAGAGGTCCCTCACTTTATTGCTGTAAGAGCTGTCGGAGATCTTTACAGTAATCAATGTCATGAATAGGGTAAACTCACAGCTCAGAGTTTGAGCAAGCAGAGACCTCTTAGGAAACCTCCATCTCAGAATACTTTGCTATTTCAGTCATTAAATATGTTCCAGGCCGAGATCAAAATATTGTTGCGCAGCCTGCAAAAAGAGGGCATCAGCCAGGAGAGTGTGTAGGTGAGAAAGGATTACTCATTGGGAGAGAAGGTTCACATACTGCTTCTCCAGCACTGTGAGCAAAGTAGACCTTACTCATCCCTGTTTACACTTTGACCACTTAGTGCTAACAGCTCTTTATTGAGAATCACACATTACAAGGTTGGTTTAAATCTATATTGGATCTTATTTCCCCATTTGAACAGTTTTGGATTGCCTACACAATAACCCAGTTCCACATTTTGTAGTGGGCGCACAGGTCACGCATATCCTACAGACTTGGAACTGATTCTGAGGATTATAATAAATAGGAACTAAACCCTGGACTCAAACACATGAATTACAAGAAATGTGACATTTCATAACTTGATGCAACATTGGGTATCATTGATAAATCCTCATACATTGGAAGATCTAATGTTCTGGCTGTGAAAGGATGCAGCTGTGGAAGTGCACATATGGATGTTTCATGTGGAAACTGTCTGATGTTTTTATTCAGCAACGGTCAAAATAGGTTGAGAAACACTGAGTTATTGACTATTCCAATTCAACCCCAGGAAGCTCAGTGACAATGAGCGTGGAGTTAAATCTGCCAGTATGGGTtttccatctcagtgaatctGCATCAGTGAGCCTTCCCCAGCAGAGCAGCTCTCCTACCCAACACTGAGTGAGCACACTAGACCTCTGGCAGATTTTAGTAAATGTTTCAGCTGGCTTGACCCTTCATAAGAGTCCCTACCAAGGTACCATTAGAGATACAGATCTACAAggttctgcagatcctggaacaAACTTCTGGAGAAACTctgtaggttaggcagcatctatggagggaaaactatagttgatgttttggattgagaccctgcAATAGCagaaagagtgtagaggagaGGTAGCAAGTTTATCCCTGAGGTTAAATTTCCTGGTTTTATGGTGATGATCTTTAAAGCTCAATTATCTTATGCCACTATATGCCCATTTTTACCCTATTTCTACATTTTCCTCATTCTTTTCTTCCAATGGAGCACAATCCTATCCGTGCCAATTCCCTCAGATCCCTGATCTTCTTTAGTCCTGCTTTGCATCTCCCACCTGCATGAGCTAGCCCTGATTAAAGTTGCAGCATTGGTAGATCCAAGGTGCCTGTAACCTTCTGTTCCGAGAATCTAACAATCACATTTCAGTTCAATGTAAAACTTATTCCATTTCACTATGTTACCCTCACTCACCAGATCATTCCATCTGCCTGATTTACCAACCTATCCCTTACCTGATTCATTCCTGAAATCCTCACTCATCAGACACCAGAATTTCCCTCAGTACCGTTGAGTACAGACACCAGCGATCACCAGCTAAGCCAACACCTCAGCACTCAATGCCAAGTATACTCAACGCAATTAAACTTTTGAACCGAATATATTAAACTCAATATATTTAACACATCCCCAATGTCTCCACCAGCCCCACCTGAGAGTGATAGGATATACTGTGTATAGATCGTGGGTTATTATATGAGTAAAAAAGCATTTGATGCACTGTGTGGAACACAGGTGTAGGACAAATTTGACAATCTTGCAATGAATTGCAAATTCTCACCAGATTATTATGTGCTGTAGAAATAAAATTCACTGGAGATGGTTTAAGACTTTTGCTGGAATATTTGCTGAAGCAAAGAAGGCCCTTTAGGTTCACTGTTGGTGAGTGCTGAAATATCAGCTTCAGGGCTTTCTGAAGCTGCTTCAAGTTTCAGTTTCCAGATTTGTGGTGCAGAACCTGGAGTCATGTTGTCCCCTCCCCTTGGGGAAGTACAAACATGAGGGGAGTTCACAACTGTCAGTGTGTGCAATGCTACATGATTTCCAGTAAGTCAGCTTGTTTTATGCTCCATGTGGTTCTGTATCT
The Hemitrygon akajei chromosome 13, sHemAka1.3, whole genome shotgun sequence genome window above contains:
- the LOC140738089 gene encoding interleukin-8-like isoform X2 yields the protein MERTATVTILILLLCAIAAQGSPISGAQGRCQCLQTSFDIIHPLSIQSLKYIPSGSHCNKAEIIVTLKNKNKKCVDPDAKWLEVLFTAYKGAKKQNSKI
- the LOC140738089 gene encoding interleukin-8-like isoform X1, which gives rise to MDRTATVTILVLLLCAIAAQGSPISGAQGRCQCLQTSFDIIHPLSIQSLKYIPSGSHCNKAEIIVTLKNKNKKCVDPDAKWLEVLFTAYKGAKKQNSKI